The Pocillopora verrucosa isolate sample1 chromosome 2, ASM3666991v2, whole genome shotgun sequence genome has a segment encoding these proteins:
- the LOC131782572 gene encoding uncharacterized protein isoform X2, with product MSNTVEPGLAKSTGIISVAAGVCGFGNCICGFIWLGYKGYGGHGLWSGFGLLLAAAMGLFIWRYRNKGIMVAFLVTCIILVIVVGIQTIIAALGYILWRLFRDATGCHIVAGRCHCRATDGQRIPMDLETCDPITAIDSLFLSMTIFSAFGTVISLAGSVLGCMGTCCARTQPGAVVVVQQPSGTQSTVVYTAPQYTGEGYPVQYPMAQPGQYPAQNAAAPMGHYPPPQYSATAPGGVQHGAEAIPPKA from the exons ATGTCGAATACTGTGGAACCTGGATTGGCGAAGTCGACAGGAATTATCAGTGTCGCAGCCGGTGTATGTGGCTTTGGAAATTGTATCTGTGGATTTATTTGGCTTGGATACAAGGGCTATGGAGGCCATGGTCTGTGGTCAGGCTTTGGC TTACTCTTGGCCGCTGCAATGGGATTGTTCATATGGCGATATAGAAACAAGGGTATC ATGGTAGCTTTCCTTGTGACGTGTATAATCTTGGTGATTGTTGTGGGGATCCAGACCATTATTGCCGCCTTGGGATATATTTTATGGCGTCTGTTCAGGGACGCTACAGGCTGTCATATCGTTGCTGGAAGATGTCACTGTCGAGCCACCGACGGACAAAGGATTCCCATGGATC TGGAAACATGTGACCCGATCACCGCCATCGACAGCCTCTTCCTGTCAATGACAATTTTTTCCGCCTTTGGTACCGTCATCTCACTTGCTGGCTCTGTTCTGGGATGTATGGGAACATGTTGCGCAAGAACTCAG CCTGGAGCAGTCGTTGTAGTCCAGCAGCCATCCGGTACCCAGTCTACTGTGGTCTACACTGCCCCTCAGTACACTGGAGAGGGCTACCCAGTCCAGTACCCTATGGCTCAACCTGGACAATATCCTGCACAGAATGCTGCAGCCCCAATGGGCCACTATCCTCCACCCCAGTACTCTGCCACTGCACCAGGTGGAGTACAGCATGGAGCTGAGGCAATACCACCCAAGGCATAG
- the LOC131782572 gene encoding uncharacterized protein isoform X1, which translates to MSNTVEPGLAKSTGIISVAAGVCGFGNCICGFIWLGYKGYGGHGLWSGFGLLLAAAMGLFIWRYRNKGIMVAFLVTCIILVIVVGIQTIIAALGYILWRLFRDATGCHIVAGRCHCRATDGQRIPMDLETCDPITAIDSLFLSMTIFSAFGTVISLAGSVLGCMGTCCARTQQPGAVVVVQQPSGTQSTVVYTAPQYTGEGYPVQYPMAQPGQYPAQNAAAPMGHYPPPQYSATAPGGVQHGAEAIPPKA; encoded by the exons ATGTCGAATACTGTGGAACCTGGATTGGCGAAGTCGACAGGAATTATCAGTGTCGCAGCCGGTGTATGTGGCTTTGGAAATTGTATCTGTGGATTTATTTGGCTTGGATACAAGGGCTATGGAGGCCATGGTCTGTGGTCAGGCTTTGGC TTACTCTTGGCCGCTGCAATGGGATTGTTCATATGGCGATATAGAAACAAGGGTATC ATGGTAGCTTTCCTTGTGACGTGTATAATCTTGGTGATTGTTGTGGGGATCCAGACCATTATTGCCGCCTTGGGATATATTTTATGGCGTCTGTTCAGGGACGCTACAGGCTGTCATATCGTTGCTGGAAGATGTCACTGTCGAGCCACCGACGGACAAAGGATTCCCATGGATC TGGAAACATGTGACCCGATCACCGCCATCGACAGCCTCTTCCTGTCAATGACAATTTTTTCCGCCTTTGGTACCGTCATCTCACTTGCTGGCTCTGTTCTGGGATGTATGGGAACATGTTGCGCAAGAACTCAG CAGCCTGGAGCAGTCGTTGTAGTCCAGCAGCCATCCGGTACCCAGTCTACTGTGGTCTACACTGCCCCTCAGTACACTGGAGAGGGCTACCCAGTCCAGTACCCTATGGCTCAACCTGGACAATATCCTGCACAGAATGCTGCAGCCCCAATGGGCCACTATCCTCCACCCCAGTACTCTGCCACTGCACCAGGTGGAGTACAGCATGGAGCTGAGGCAATACCACCCAAGGCATAG